The genomic stretch CTGAACGCAATAAATATCCTATAATCGGCCGTCCCGAAAGCGGCACCAAAACTTTGGGCAGAGAAGAGTTCATCCTTACGCCTTTGCCGGCGGCTAAAATCACGATTTTGTTTTCTCCGTTCAAAAATTTATCTCCGCTAAAATTATTTTTTTCAGGCATATTTTTGGTTAATTCTATTCCGTTGAAAATATCTCCGCCTTCTCCGGTTAAATTTCCGGCGGAATTCATGGAAGAAGAAATTAAATGTTCTTCAAAATCAATTCTTAGACAATTTTGAAATTTATAAAACTTAAATCTCTCATAAAAAGAAATCAATTCGTCACGGCAATCCAGGATTACTTTATAGCATCCCAATTTCCTGGCCTCGGCCAAAGCTCTTTCGTTCAGGCTGCTGGCTATGCCCATTTTTCCAAACCCCTTCCTGACCACCACATCTTCTATATGCCCGGCTCGGCTTCCGCCATAAGAAAATTTCCTTTCAATTATCAGTTTAATCATGCCGACGATTTGCTTATCCTCGGTTACGGCCACAAAAACATAACTATTTTCCCTTTCTTTCACTTCTCTAAAAATTTCTTTCATATTCTCCGGGGGCAAATAATCCGCTCTGCTCAAATTGGACAAAGTTTCTAAAAATCCCCTTTCCGGATTTAAGTCTTCTCCTCTAAGCTCTCTAATTGTATATCTCAAATTCTTCATAATAATTAGAGAATTTGTAAAATTTGTAATAAATTTGTAATTTGTAATCTATTCCACGGTTACAGATTTAGCTAAATTGCGCGGCTTGTCCATGTCTATCCCTTTTAAATCCGCTACATAGTAGGCAAAAAATTGCATGGGCACGGCATTGATTATTGGCATAAGTTCAGGAGAGGATAAAGGCGCTTTTATAACGCTTTCGGTTAATTTGGAAATACTTTTGTCCCGCCCATTAACAATAGCTATAATTTTTCCGCCCCGAGCCTTTATTTCTTCCATATTAGAAAGAATCTTTTTATAAGTGCTGTCGCGAGTGGCGATAAACATAACCGGCATATTTTTATCAATCAAGGCAATCGGCCCATGCTTCATTTCCGCGGCCGGATAGCCCTCGGCATGGATATAGGAAATTTCTTTCAGCTTCAAGGCTCCTTCCAGGGCCACAGGAAAATTAAGGCCACGTCCGAGATAAAGGATGTTCCCGCAATTTATAAATTTTTTTGCCAATTTTCTGATATTGTCCGCCTGTTTCAAAACTTCTTTAATCTTCTTTGGCAAAATCTCTAAATCACGGAGTGTTTTTTTCTCCAACTTTAAACCCCGCTCCTGCCGGAAAAACAAAGATAAAAGCAACAAATCTACAACTTGGACCGTAAAGGCCTTGGTGCTGGCCACTCCGATTTCCGGACCCGCATGAAGGTAAATTCCAAAGTCAACTTCTCGGGCGATAGTG from Patescibacteria group bacterium encodes the following:
- a CDS encoding GNAT family N-acetyltransferase translates to MKNLRYTIRELRGEDLNPERGFLETLSNLSRADYLPPENMKEIFREVKERENSYVFVAVTEDKQIVGMIKLIIERKFSYGGSRAGHIEDVVVRKGFGKMGIASSLNERALAEARKLGCYKVILDCRDELISFYERFKFYKFQNCLRIDFEEHLISSSMNSAGNLTGEGGDIFNGIELTKNMPEKNNFSGDKFLNGENKIVILAAGKGVRMNSSLPKVLVPLSGRPIIGYLLRSVAEAGVDGRPIIVVSPDNREIMEEALAEYNCDYAIQEEQLGTGHAFACARPFFGTEAKKVISFYGDHPFVQADTVKKLAESHRGVITMVTVKVDDFHDYRRNFFYWGRIVRGEDGEVKKIVEFKDAAEEEKEIKEINPGFYCFDKDWVCANIDKLKNDNKQGEYYLTDLVGLAFAQGHKINTITIDPRQAVGINSPEELAVAEKLIQEG